From one Rhopalosiphum padi isolate XX-2018 chromosome 2, ASM2088224v1, whole genome shotgun sequence genomic stretch:
- the LOC132923225 gene encoding uncharacterized protein LOC132923225 has product MSDNENPTPSPTLCKPSSTTNKMYTPCRRVGLKRKSIGILTPKTISKKMKFIDETSKSTEFTENANTLNIKAKDKSISKLEYEDETTSNVPEKRRVIEELKSELKNSEQHNLEQIKKLSKKWLNVCQEALTSLFNKLSENENSNLQTIEDLIKNLGICPDLIQFDSNNQEFY; this is encoded by the exons ATGTCTGATAATGAAAATCCTACTCCATCACCAACTTTATGTAAGCCATCAAGTACTACTAACAAAATGTATACACCTTGTCGTAGAGTAGGACTCAAGAGAAAGTCTATAGGTATACTAACCCCCAAAACTATTTCGaagaaaatgaaatttattgatGAAACATCAAAATCTACCGAATTTACTGAAAATGcaaacacattaaatattaaagctaaagacaaatcaatttcaaaattggAGTATGAAGATGAGACGACATCAAATGTACCAGAGAAACGTCGTGTTATAGAAGAGCTCAAGTCTGAACTAAAAAATAGTGAACAG CATAATttagaacaaataaaaaagttatcaaaaaaatggttaaatgtTTGTCAAGAGGCTTTAACATcactattcaataaattaagtgaaaatgaaaattccaatttacaaacaatagaagatttaattaaaaatttaggcATTTGTCCTGATTTAATTCAATTTGATTCAAATAATCaagaattttactaa